In the genome of Streptomyces pactum, one region contains:
- the paaK gene encoding phenylacetate--CoA ligase PaaK yields the protein MTQGRRSAGGDTEAVAGGAADPHRPGGPGPGPLDEAERLSRDELAALQLERLRAALAHAYENVAPYRRKFDAAGVTPDDCRTLADLARFPFTTKADLREHYPYGMFAVPMDRVRRLHASSGTTGRPTVVGYTERDLSMWADVVARSIRAAGGRPGHKVHISYGYGLFTGGLGAHYGAERAGCTVIPASGGMTARQVRIIEDFRPEIIMVTPSYMLTLIDEFERQGIDPRTTSLKIGIFGAEPWTEQMRREIEERLDIHAVDIYGLSEVIGPGVAQECVETKDGLHIWEDHFYPEVVDPVTGEVLPDGERGELVFTALTKEALPMIRYRTRDLTRLLPGTARPAFRRMEKVTGRCDDMVIVRGVNLFPGQVEEIVIGTPGVAPHFQLVLTRRGRMDHLTVRAEARPGTGSETRAAAAAAIAQRLKDGAGLSADVEIVDPETLERSVGKIRRIVDRRGE from the coding sequence ATGACACAGGGGCGGCGGTCAGCGGGCGGGGACACCGAAGCGGTGGCGGGCGGCGCGGCGGACCCGCACCGCCCCGGCGGACCGGGTCCGGGGCCGCTGGACGAGGCGGAGCGGCTGAGCCGGGACGAGCTGGCCGCGCTCCAGCTGGAGCGGCTGCGGGCGGCGCTGGCCCACGCCTACGAGAACGTGGCGCCGTACCGGCGGAAGTTCGACGCGGCGGGGGTCACCCCGGACGACTGCCGGACGCTCGCCGACCTCGCCCGCTTCCCGTTCACCACCAAGGCCGACCTGCGCGAGCACTACCCGTACGGGATGTTCGCCGTCCCCATGGACCGGGTGCGGCGCCTGCACGCCTCCAGCGGCACCACCGGGCGGCCCACCGTGGTCGGCTACACCGAGCGGGACCTGTCGATGTGGGCGGACGTGGTGGCCCGGTCGATCCGGGCGGCCGGCGGCCGGCCCGGTCACAAGGTGCACATCTCCTACGGCTACGGCCTGTTCACCGGGGGCCTGGGCGCGCACTACGGCGCGGAGCGCGCGGGCTGTACCGTGATCCCGGCCTCCGGCGGCATGACCGCGCGCCAGGTGCGGATCATCGAGGACTTCCGGCCGGAGATCATCATGGTCACTCCGTCCTACATGCTCACCCTGATCGACGAGTTCGAGCGCCAGGGCATCGACCCGCGGACCACCTCGTTGAAGATCGGCATCTTCGGCGCCGAACCGTGGACCGAGCAGATGCGCCGCGAGATCGAGGAGCGGCTGGACATCCACGCGGTGGACATATACGGCCTCTCCGAGGTCATCGGGCCGGGCGTCGCCCAGGAGTGCGTGGAGACCAAGGACGGGCTGCACATCTGGGAGGACCACTTCTACCCGGAGGTGGTGGACCCGGTCACCGGCGAGGTGCTCCCCGACGGCGAGCGCGGCGAACTGGTGTTCACCGCGCTGACCAAGGAGGCGCTGCCGATGATCCGGTACCGCACCCGTGACCTCACCCGGCTCCTCCCGGGGACCGCCCGCCCCGCGTTCCGGCGGATGGAGAAGGTCACCGGCCGCTGCGACGACATGGTCATCGTGCGGGGGGTCAACCTCTTCCCCGGGCAGGTGGAGGAGATCGTGATCGGTACCCCGGGGGTGGCCCCGCACTTCCAGCTGGTGCTCACCCGCCGGGGGCGGATGGACCACCTGACGGTGCGCGCCGAGGCCCGCCCCGGCACCGGGTCCGAAACCCGTGCCGCCGCCGCGGCGGCCATCGCGCAGCGGCTCAAGGACGGCGCCGGGCTGTCGGCGGACGTGGAGATCGTCGACCCGGAGACGCTGGAGCGGTCGGTGGGCAAGATCCGGCGGATCGTCGACCGTCGCGGGGAGTGA